A stretch of the Streptomyces venezuelae genome encodes the following:
- a CDS encoding MFS transporter, whose product MSKTAPPGLLQKADPSRWKALVFIALAQLMVVLDATIVNIALPSAQHDLGISDGNRQWVITAYALAFGGLLLFGGRIADKWGRKRAFVIGLIGFAAASALGGAAQGEAAMLGARALQGAFGALLAPAALSLLAVMFTDAKERAKAFGIYGAIAGGGGAVGLILGGVLTEYLNWRWTFFVNIPFAVVAAVGAYLVIREPAGTRNRAPLDVPGVILSTLGLVALVYGFTRAESEGWSDPVTVGLFIASAVLLAAFVLTESLVRSPLLPLRVLLERNRGGVYLSLGLAVIAMFGLFLFLTYYLQVVKGYSPVKTGFAFLPMIAGMITGSTQIGARLMTRVPPRLLMGPGFLIAAVGMLMLTQLEVGSSYPALILPAQLLLGLGMGTAFMPAMSLSTHGVNPADAGVASAMVNTSQQVGGAIGTALLNTIAASATTAYLTSHATEAAAGGAAGRLVQAQAMVEGYTAAIWWAVGILAASAAIAFALINTGRPGGPAVKAGSGQGSADDEAEAEIKIPVIAH is encoded by the coding sequence ATGTCCAAAACCGCCCCGCCCGGCCTTCTCCAGAAGGCCGACCCCAGCCGCTGGAAAGCCCTGGTCTTCATCGCCCTGGCCCAGCTGATGGTGGTCCTGGACGCGACCATCGTGAACATCGCGCTGCCCTCCGCCCAGCACGACCTCGGCATCTCCGACGGCAACCGGCAGTGGGTCATCACCGCCTACGCGCTGGCCTTCGGCGGCCTGCTCCTCTTCGGCGGCCGGATCGCCGACAAGTGGGGCCGCAAGCGCGCCTTCGTCATCGGCCTGATCGGTTTTGCCGCGGCCTCCGCGCTCGGCGGAGCCGCCCAGGGCGAGGCCGCCATGCTCGGCGCCCGCGCCCTCCAGGGCGCCTTCGGTGCGCTGCTCGCCCCGGCCGCGCTGTCGCTGCTCGCGGTGATGTTCACCGATGCCAAGGAGCGGGCCAAGGCCTTCGGTATCTACGGCGCCATCGCCGGCGGCGGCGGTGCGGTCGGCCTGATCCTGGGCGGTGTCCTCACCGAGTACCTCAACTGGCGCTGGACCTTCTTCGTCAACATCCCGTTCGCCGTGGTCGCGGCCGTCGGCGCCTACCTCGTCATCCGCGAGCCGGCCGGCACCCGCAACCGCGCGCCGCTGGACGTCCCCGGCGTGATCCTCTCCACCCTCGGCCTGGTCGCCCTGGTGTACGGGTTCACCCGCGCCGAGTCCGAAGGCTGGTCCGACCCGGTGACCGTGGGCCTGTTCATCGCCTCGGCGGTGCTGCTGGCGGCCTTCGTCCTCACCGAGTCCCTGGTCCGCTCCCCGCTGCTGCCGCTCCGCGTCCTGCTGGAGCGCAACCGCGGAGGGGTCTATCTCTCGCTCGGCCTGGCCGTCATCGCGATGTTCGGCCTGTTCCTCTTCCTCACCTACTACCTCCAGGTCGTGAAGGGCTATTCGCCGGTCAAGACCGGCTTCGCCTTCCTCCCGATGATCGCGGGCATGATCACGGGCTCCACCCAGATCGGCGCCCGCCTGATGACCCGGGTCCCGCCGCGCCTGCTGATGGGCCCCGGCTTCCTGATCGCCGCGGTCGGCATGCTGATGCTGACCCAGCTGGAGGTCGGCTCCTCCTACCCGGCACTGATCCTGCCCGCGCAGCTCCTGCTGGGCCTCGGCATGGGTACGGCCTTCATGCCGGCCATGTCCCTGTCCACCCACGGGGTGAACCCGGCCGACGCCGGCGTCGCCTCCGCGATGGTCAACACCTCCCAGCAGGTCGGCGGCGCCATCGGCACGGCCCTGCTGAACACCATCGCCGCCTCGGCGACCACCGCCTACCTCACCTCGCACGCCACGGAGGCCGCGGCGGGCGGTGCGGCCGGACGCCTGGTCCAGGCACAGGCCATGGTGGAGGGCTACACCGCGGCGATCTGGTGGGCGGTGGGCATCCTGGCCGCCAGCGCGGCCATCGCCTTCGCCCTGATCAACACCGGCCGTCCCGGCGGCCCGGCGGTCAAGGCCGGCTCCGGCCAGGGCTCCGCCGACGACGAGGCCGAGGCCGAGATCAAGATCCCGGTGATCGCCCACTGA
- a CDS encoding M6 family metalloprotease domain-containing protein — translation MTQTRRRIRRPRRTSAFIGIAALALGVTVTASGGNAHRPQSAPGPVAAANESALAPCRIAETMGVQMSEGLPTPPGYARSTGEVRALNLMVDFPDAKGEGTALDRLAEFFPQTSDWFRTSSYGRLSYKPEAPIRTWLRMPMPFAAYGIERGSAYEPGYRQLVEHIAKAADEEVDFSRYDLVNILVTPNAGPSALDTVLSVTFSGNGEAPVVDGVPLANTSFVYSRQDDGSGSYPETGYRVLPHENGHVFGLPDLYTADGGGAVGHWDIMSEDWGANNDLLGWHKWKLGWLDGKQIGCASRSGTSEHVLSPLAVEGGTKLAFVPLSESSGYAVEVRTRAGNDEAVCKPGVLVYKVNSAVDTGQGPVTVSDSTETSGGCTRRPNVHAELSDAPFGPGETFTDEKAGVKVMVLGELRNGSYRVRITRP, via the coding sequence ATGACGCAGACCCGCCGACGGATACGCAGACCCCGCCGCACCAGCGCGTTCATCGGCATCGCCGCGCTGGCTCTGGGCGTCACGGTCACCGCGAGCGGCGGGAACGCCCACCGGCCCCAGTCCGCCCCGGGGCCGGTGGCGGCGGCCAACGAGAGCGCGCTGGCACCCTGCCGGATCGCCGAGACCATGGGCGTCCAAATGTCCGAAGGGCTGCCGACCCCGCCCGGGTACGCGCGCAGCACCGGCGAGGTACGGGCCCTGAACCTGATGGTCGACTTCCCCGACGCCAAGGGCGAGGGCACCGCCCTCGACCGGCTCGCCGAGTTCTTCCCGCAGACCTCCGACTGGTTCCGCACCAGCTCCTACGGACGGCTCAGCTACAAGCCGGAGGCCCCGATAAGGACCTGGCTGCGGATGCCGATGCCGTTCGCGGCGTACGGGATCGAGCGCGGCTCGGCCTACGAGCCGGGCTACCGGCAGCTGGTCGAGCACATCGCCAAGGCCGCCGACGAGGAGGTCGACTTCAGCCGGTACGACCTGGTGAACATCCTGGTCACGCCGAATGCCGGCCCGTCCGCCCTGGACACCGTGCTCTCGGTGACCTTCTCCGGCAACGGCGAGGCGCCGGTGGTCGACGGGGTGCCGCTGGCGAACACCTCGTTCGTCTACAGCCGCCAGGACGACGGCTCCGGCTCCTACCCGGAGACCGGCTACCGGGTGCTGCCGCACGAGAACGGCCATGTCTTCGGGCTGCCCGACCTCTACACCGCCGACGGCGGCGGCGCGGTCGGCCACTGGGACATCATGAGCGAGGACTGGGGCGCCAACAACGACCTGCTCGGCTGGCACAAGTGGAAGCTGGGCTGGCTGGACGGCAAGCAGATCGGCTGTGCCTCGCGGTCCGGCACCAGCGAGCACGTACTGTCCCCGCTGGCCGTGGAGGGCGGCACCAAGCTGGCCTTCGTACCGCTGTCGGAGAGCTCCGGCTACGCCGTGGAGGTCCGTACCCGGGCCGGGAACGACGAGGCGGTGTGCAAGCCGGGCGTGCTCGTCTACAAGGTGAACTCTGCCGTGGACACCGGGCAGGGACCGGTCACGGTCTCGGACAGCACGGAGACCAGCGGGGGCTGCACCCGCCGTCCCAATGTGCACGCGGAGCTCTCGGACGCGCCGTTCGGCCCCGGCGAGACCTTCACCGACGAGAAGGCGGGCGTGAAGGTCATGGTGCTCGGCGAACTGCGCAACGGCAGCTACCGGGTGCGGATCACCCGCCCCTGA
- a CDS encoding endonuclease/exonuclease/phosphatase family protein, with translation MNENGWRGRVIAGTAVGTALLMLFHDRVPNRIGNLGSLVQTFLPWTGVLVAVLAVVVLACARGSRAALVGVLVPALVWVSLFGPGFLDRAADAADASGAADAVGDLTVVTHNVDDANPDPAGTARALVASGAQIIALEELVQPATGTYERALAATHPHHQVHGTVGLWSTYPIRDTRPVPIMPWTRALRSTVDTPKGPLTVYVAHLASVRIRPESGFSTARRNAAAARLAAELAADPESAPPGRTLLVGDFNGTTDDRALAPLFSGFRPAQREAGAGLGFSWPAAFPVARIDHILVRGVEPVAAWSLPATASDHVPVAATLRL, from the coding sequence GTGAACGAGAACGGGTGGCGCGGGCGGGTCATCGCCGGCACGGCGGTCGGGACGGCCCTGCTGATGCTGTTCCACGACCGGGTGCCCAACCGGATCGGGAACCTCGGCAGCCTCGTGCAGACCTTCCTGCCCTGGACCGGGGTGCTCGTCGCCGTCCTGGCCGTGGTTGTGCTCGCGTGTGCGCGCGGCTCGCGGGCCGCGCTGGTCGGGGTGCTCGTTCCCGCGCTCGTCTGGGTGTCGCTGTTCGGGCCCGGCTTCCTCGACCGGGCGGCCGACGCGGCCGACGCCTCCGGGGCCGCCGACGCCGTCGGCGATCTCACCGTGGTCACGCACAACGTCGACGACGCCAATCCCGACCCGGCCGGCACCGCCCGCGCCCTCGTCGCGTCCGGCGCGCAGATCATCGCCCTCGAGGAACTCGTCCAGCCGGCCACCGGCACCTACGAGCGCGCCCTCGCCGCCACCCACCCCCACCACCAGGTGCACGGCACCGTCGGCCTGTGGAGCACGTACCCGATCCGCGACACCCGCCCGGTGCCGATCATGCCGTGGACCCGGGCCCTGCGCAGTACGGTCGACACCCCCAAGGGCCCGCTCACCGTGTACGTCGCCCACCTCGCCTCCGTCCGCATCCGGCCGGAGAGCGGGTTCAGCACCGCCCGCCGCAATGCCGCCGCCGCCCGCCTGGCAGCCGAGCTGGCCGCGGACCCGGAGAGCGCCCCGCCCGGACGCACCCTGCTCGTCGGGGACTTCAACGGCACCACCGACGACCGGGCCCTCGCCCCCCTCTTCTCCGGGTTCCGGCCGGCCCAGCGCGAGGCAGGCGCGGGTCTCGGATTCAGCTGGCCCGCCGCGTTCCCGGTCGCCCGGATCGACCACATTCTCGTGCGCGGTGTCGAACCCGTCGCCGCCTGGTCGCTGCCCGCCACCGCCAGCGACCACGTGCCGGTGGCCGCCACGCTCCGCCTCTGA
- a CDS encoding iron chaperone, translating to MTTKTTQKTPGKPAEKYEGFTDEERDAMKERAQELKTAARRGPRAAKADAEADVLAKIAEMPEADRVLAERLHAIIGAAAPDLAPKLWYGMPAYARNGKVVCFFQSAQKFKTRYATLGFSDLAALDEGTMWPTSYALTNLTPTTESRITTLIKQAAN from the coding sequence ATGACCACCAAGACCACGCAGAAGACGCCCGGAAAGCCCGCCGAGAAGTACGAGGGCTTCACGGACGAGGAACGCGACGCGATGAAGGAACGCGCCCAGGAACTGAAGACGGCCGCACGCCGCGGCCCGCGTGCGGCCAAGGCGGATGCGGAGGCAGACGTACTGGCCAAGATCGCCGAGATGCCGGAAGCAGACCGCGTCCTCGCCGAGCGCCTCCACGCCATCATCGGCGCCGCCGCCCCGGACCTCGCGCCGAAGCTCTGGTACGGAATGCCGGCGTACGCCCGCAACGGCAAGGTCGTCTGCTTCTTCCAGAGCGCGCAGAAATTCAAGACGCGCTACGCCACGCTCGGCTTCAGCGACCTGGCGGCCCTCGACGAAGGCACCATGTGGCCGACCTCCTACGCTCTGACGAACCTGACCCCCACCACCGAGTCCCGCATCACCACCCTGATCAAGCAGGCGGCAAACTGA
- a CDS encoding DNA-binding protein has translation MEDHAEAARAGDDVAAMTAALLETDRTYGARYAAPAALQAVRTAARTASRTGSRRPPGAATLAELFEVAGWILFDAEQHAASYRLNRRALALARADTSRTASVELLTLSVLCMQHAHLGRPRDSLRISSAVLAGPGLPERVAAIFRVREARAQAQMQQRRAALGSLSAARDLLADGPSDRDPAWAWWFDRAELDGHHGLAHAELGDLDRAAEQLHGAAAAGDAPAYRSLFAAELADVLARAGAWREADAWLSTLLDSVPRIGSVRALNALGRAARTIEHAAGVPRALRATNGQLSELLRRERRERRERSRACVASPPV, from the coding sequence ATGGAGGATCATGCCGAAGCCGCGAGGGCGGGCGACGACGTCGCCGCCATGACGGCAGCGCTGCTGGAGACGGACCGGACGTACGGTGCGCGGTACGCCGCGCCCGCTGCGCTGCAAGCCGTCCGTACGGCTGCCCGTACGGCGTCCCGTACGGGCTCCCGCAGGCCGCCCGGAGCGGCGACGCTGGCGGAGCTCTTCGAGGTGGCCGGCTGGATCCTCTTCGACGCGGAGCAGCACGCGGCCTCGTACCGGCTCAACCGGCGGGCCCTGGCCCTTGCCCGGGCGGATACCAGTCGCACAGCATCCGTCGAGTTGCTGACCCTCTCCGTGCTGTGCATGCAACACGCCCACCTGGGCCGCCCCCGCGACTCCCTGCGCATCTCGTCGGCTGTCCTGGCGGGACCGGGGCTCCCGGAACGGGTGGCCGCGATCTTCCGGGTGCGGGAGGCGCGTGCGCAGGCCCAGATGCAGCAGCGGCGCGCGGCCCTGGGGTCGCTGAGCGCCGCCCGGGACCTGCTCGCCGACGGGCCCTCGGACCGCGACCCGGCCTGGGCCTGGTGGTTCGACCGCGCCGAACTCGACGGACACCACGGACTCGCCCACGCCGAGCTCGGGGACCTGGACCGGGCCGCCGAGCAGCTCCACGGAGCGGCGGCGGCCGGCGATGCACCCGCCTACCGTTCGCTCTTCGCTGCCGAGCTGGCGGACGTACTCGCCCGGGCAGGCGCATGGCGCGAGGCGGACGCCTGGCTGTCCACCCTCCTCGACTCCGTTCCCCGCATCGGCTCGGTCCGCGCCCTCAACGCCCTCGGGCGCGCGGCCCGCACCATCGAGCACGCGGCCGGTGTGCCCCGTGCCCTGCGCGCTACGAACGGGCAGCTGAGCGAGCTCCTCCGGCGGGAACGGCGGGAACGGCGGGAACGTTCGAGGGCGTGTGTGGCGTCCCCACCCGTGTGA
- a CDS encoding IS256 family transposase produces MRRGLCREGSLIGIKDDRPREDIVRTGAELARLAESERDLAGQLVERARAEGVNLVGENGLLKGLVKLVLEGALEAEMADHLGYEKGDRAGIGSGNSRNGTSRKRILTDVGAVELDIPRDRAGTFTPQVVPKHTRRVEGFDEAILSLYAKGLTTGEIQAHLAEIYDVDVSRETISKATDKISAELDAWRQRPLDRVYAVVMIDAIVLKIRDGAVANRPVYIAVGINLEGERDILGMWVGTGGEGAKTWMAWLSELRNRGVQDVLIACCDGLKGLPDSIAAIWPLADIQLCVVHMVRNSLKYASTKHWSQIAKELRQVYTAATADAAEARFAEFEAEWGARYPALVAVWRRSWEHFVMFLRFPPEIRKIVYTTNMIESLNSRFRQATRRRGHFPNEEAALKVLYLVIRDRQPNRRNPTGRTHNWKEAINTLAGYYGDRVTDNQ; encoded by the coding sequence ATGAGACGTGGTCTCTGCCGGGAAGGATCACTGATAGGGATCAAGGACGACCGGCCCCGTGAAGACATCGTACGGACGGGGGCCGAGTTGGCTCGACTGGCGGAATCAGAACGTGACTTGGCCGGACAGCTCGTGGAGCGGGCCCGTGCCGAGGGCGTGAACCTGGTCGGGGAGAACGGGCTGCTCAAGGGGCTGGTGAAGCTGGTCCTGGAAGGCGCCCTGGAGGCCGAGATGGCCGACCACCTCGGCTACGAGAAGGGCGACCGGGCAGGCATCGGGTCGGGCAACTCCCGCAATGGCACGAGTCGCAAGCGGATCCTGACGGACGTGGGGGCGGTCGAGCTGGACATCCCGCGTGACCGGGCCGGCACGTTCACCCCGCAGGTCGTGCCCAAGCACACCAGGCGGGTGGAGGGCTTCGACGAGGCCATCCTCTCCCTCTACGCGAAAGGCCTGACCACCGGCGAGATCCAGGCCCACCTCGCGGAGATCTACGATGTGGACGTCTCCCGGGAGACGATCTCCAAGGCCACCGACAAGATCAGTGCCGAGCTGGATGCCTGGCGCCAGCGGCCGCTGGACCGTGTCTACGCCGTCGTCATGATCGACGCGATCGTCCTGAAGATCCGTGACGGGGCGGTCGCCAACCGGCCCGTCTACATCGCGGTGGGGATCAACCTCGAAGGCGAGCGAGACATCCTGGGCATGTGGGTCGGCACCGGTGGCGAGGGTGCCAAGACCTGGATGGCCTGGCTCTCGGAACTCAGGAACCGCGGGGTCCAGGACGTCCTGATCGCCTGCTGCGACGGCCTCAAGGGCCTGCCCGACTCCATCGCTGCGATCTGGCCCCTCGCGGACATCCAGCTGTGTGTGGTCCACATGGTCCGCAACAGCCTCAAGTACGCGTCCACCAAACACTGGTCCCAGATCGCCAAGGAACTCCGCCAGGTCTACACCGCCGCCACCGCGGACGCGGCCGAGGCCAGGTTCGCGGAGTTCGAGGCCGAGTGGGGCGCCCGCTACCCGGCCCTGGTCGCGGTCTGGCGCCGTAGCTGGGAACACTTCGTGATGTTCCTGCGGTTCCCGCCCGAGATCCGAAAGATTGTCTACACGACGAACATGATCGAGTCCCTGAACTCCCGCTTCCGCCAGGCCACCCGCCGCCGCGGACACTTCCCGAACGAGGAAGCGGCACTGAAGGTCCTCTACCTCGTCATCCGGGACCGCCAGCCCAACCGGCGCAACCCCACCGGCCGGACCCACAACTGGAAGGAAGCCATCAACACCCTCGCCGGCTACTACGGCGACCGCGTCACAGACAACCAGTAG
- a CDS encoding helix-turn-helix transcriptional regulator, whose amino-acid sequence MNDTPARLLTLLSLLQTPREWPGSELAERLGVSARTIRRDIDRLRELGYPVEASLGAEGGYRLVAGAAMPPLLLDDEEAVAIAVGLRAGAGHAIEGVEEASVRALAKLEQVLPARLRHRVSALQSATVALTRGDGASIDPRTLTVMAGAVAGQERLRFAYRAGDGAESRRLVEPYRLVSTGRRWYLVAYDLERADWRTFRVDRVAQPFPTGVRFTARELPMGDAVTFVRQNMLGGTAYRAEVVFAAAPDEVPDWLGTPEPDAASGGCRVRFETTDAPEWVAARLALTGLDFTVREPAALVRSAAVLGAALTRAASPV is encoded by the coding sequence ATGAACGACACCCCGGCCCGGCTGCTCACCCTGTTGTCCCTGCTCCAGACCCCGCGCGAGTGGCCGGGGAGTGAACTGGCGGAACGGCTGGGCGTCAGCGCACGCACCATCCGGCGGGACATCGACCGGCTCCGGGAGCTCGGCTACCCGGTGGAGGCCTCGCTGGGCGCGGAGGGCGGCTACCGCCTGGTCGCGGGTGCGGCGATGCCGCCGCTGCTGCTCGACGACGAGGAGGCGGTGGCCATTGCGGTGGGGCTGCGGGCGGGGGCCGGGCACGCCATCGAAGGGGTCGAGGAGGCTTCCGTACGGGCCCTGGCCAAGCTGGAACAGGTCCTGCCGGCCCGGCTGCGGCACCGGGTGAGCGCCCTGCAGTCGGCGACCGTGGCCCTGACCCGGGGCGACGGGGCGAGCATCGATCCGCGCACGCTGACGGTGATGGCCGGGGCGGTGGCCGGGCAGGAGCGGCTGCGGTTCGCCTACCGCGCGGGCGACGGGGCCGAGTCGCGGCGGCTGGTGGAGCCGTACCGGCTCGTCAGTACGGGGCGGCGCTGGTACCTGGTGGCGTACGACCTGGAGCGGGCGGACTGGCGGACCTTCCGGGTGGACCGGGTGGCGCAGCCGTTCCCGACCGGCGTGCGGTTCACCGCCCGGGAGCTGCCGATGGGTGATGCCGTGACCTTCGTCCGGCAGAACATGCTCGGCGGGACCGCCTACCGGGCCGAGGTGGTGTTCGCGGCGGCACCGGATGAAGTGCCGGACTGGCTGGGCACACCCGAACCGGATGCCGCGTCCGGCGGCTGCCGGGTGCGGTTCGAGACCACCGACGCCCCGGAATGGGTGGCGGCCCGGCTGGCCCTGACCGGGCTGGACTTCACGGTACGGGAGCCGGCCGCGCTGGTGCGGAGCGCGGCCGTACTGGGCGCCGCGCTGACCCGGGCGGCGAGCCCGGTCTGA
- a CDS encoding RNA polymerase sigma factor RpoD/SigA, producing the protein MATRAVARRQSSGSSRAAGGEIADRDLVGMYLDEIARTPLLDAAREVELSQIIEAGVYAQQILDGETGETGGTSETAAAGAGARAAREELEAIAAEGERAKEIFIRSNLRLVVAVARRYPRSGLPLLDLIQEGNAGLVRAVEKFDYAKGFKFSTYATWWIRQAITRSIADQSRTIRLPVHLVEELGRIRRVQREFNRENGREPEHAEIAAELDSTEQRVGDVLDWARDPVSLNMSVDDEGETQFGDLLEDTSAISPEQSVLSLLRSEELEDLIGKLDQRTASIIKMRYGIEDGRERTLTEVGKQHGLTRERIRQIEKHALLELKRMARDTGFDAVA; encoded by the coding sequence ATGGCAACCCGCGCCGTCGCCCGTCGTCAGTCCTCCGGCAGCAGTCGAGCCGCGGGAGGCGAAATCGCCGACCGCGACCTGGTCGGGATGTACCTGGACGAGATCGCGCGCACTCCGCTGCTCGATGCCGCCAGGGAAGTGGAGCTGTCCCAGATCATCGAGGCGGGGGTGTACGCCCAGCAGATCCTCGACGGCGAAACCGGCGAAACCGGCGGAACCAGTGAGACGGCTGCCGCCGGCGCGGGGGCCCGCGCCGCGCGCGAGGAGCTGGAGGCGATCGCCGCCGAGGGCGAGCGCGCCAAGGAGATCTTCATCCGCTCCAACCTCCGCCTGGTCGTCGCCGTCGCCCGCCGCTACCCGCGCAGCGGACTGCCGCTGCTCGACCTGATCCAGGAGGGCAATGCCGGCCTGGTGCGCGCCGTCGAGAAGTTCGACTACGCCAAGGGCTTCAAGTTCTCCACGTACGCGACCTGGTGGATCCGCCAGGCCATCACCCGCTCCATCGCCGACCAGTCCCGGACCATCCGCCTCCCCGTCCACCTGGTCGAGGAGCTCGGCCGGATCCGCCGCGTCCAGCGCGAGTTCAACCGGGAGAACGGCCGCGAGCCGGAGCATGCGGAGATCGCCGCCGAACTCGACTCCACCGAGCAGCGCGTCGGCGATGTCCTGGACTGGGCGCGCGACCCGGTCAGCCTGAACATGTCCGTGGACGACGAGGGCGAGACGCAGTTCGGCGACCTGCTGGAGGACACCTCGGCGATCTCCCCCGAGCAGTCGGTGCTGTCCCTGCTCCGCAGTGAGGAGCTGGAGGACCTGATCGGCAAGCTCGACCAGCGGACGGCGTCCATCATCAAGATGCGGTACGGCATCGAGGACGGCCGCGAGCGGACGCTGACGGAGGTCGGCAAGCAGCACGGGCTGACCCGCGAGCGGATCCGGCAGATCGAGAAGCACGCGCTGCTGGAGCTCAAGCGGATGGCCCGCGACACCGGTTTCGACGCGGTCGCCTGA
- a CDS encoding helix-turn-helix domain-containing protein, which produces MRPRADALRNRERILAAARETFVEHGADTPFDEIARRAGVGNATLYRHFPDRATLVHQVVVYVMGRVTAHAERALAEEPDAFAALVRFTHAAADERIGALCPMLSGDFDRDHPELHAARAGLEGAVEILMAAGREAGLLRTDVAVGDLMIALAQLSRPLPGTGCLDADRFVHRHLQLFLDGLRTPARSELPGAAATLEDLRRKAM; this is translated from the coding sequence GTGCGTCCGCGCGCGGACGCGCTCCGCAACCGGGAGCGGATCCTCGCGGCTGCCCGGGAGACCTTCGTCGAGCACGGCGCGGACACCCCCTTCGACGAGATCGCCCGCCGGGCCGGGGTCGGCAATGCCACCCTGTACCGGCACTTCCCCGACCGCGCCACCCTGGTGCACCAGGTCGTCGTCTACGTCATGGGCCGGGTCACCGCCCACGCCGAGCGGGCCCTGGCCGAGGAGCCGGACGCCTTCGCCGCGCTCGTACGGTTCACCCATGCCGCGGCCGACGAGCGGATCGGCGCCCTGTGCCCCATGCTCTCCGGGGACTTCGACCGGGACCACCCCGAACTCCACGCGGCCCGCGCCGGGTTGGAAGGGGCCGTCGAGATCCTGATGGCCGCCGGCCGGGAGGCCGGACTGCTGCGCACGGACGTGGCCGTCGGCGATCTGATGATCGCCCTGGCCCAGCTCAGCCGGCCGCTCCCGGGAACCGGCTGCCTGGACGCGGACCGGTTCGTCCACCGTCATCTGCAGCTGTTCCTGGACGGGTTGCGCACTCCGGCCCGCTCCGAGCTGCCGGGCGCCGCGGCCACCCTCGAGGACCTGAGGCGAAAAGCCATGTAA
- a CDS encoding FAD binding domain-containing protein: MDFLRPASWEEALAAKAEYPTAVPIAGGTDIMVEINFDHRRPEYLMDLGRIELLHTWETGEDVVRLGASVPYTRIMENLRAELPGLALASHTVASPQIRNRGGVGGNLGTASPAGDAHPALLAAGAEVEVESVRGSRLIPIDAFYTGVKRNALAADELIKTVHIRKADGPQQFSKVGTRNAMVIAVCAFALALHPETRTVRTGIGSAAPTPIRARTAEEFLEAALEEGGFWDSGEIITPSVAKQFGDLAAASCNPIDDVRGTAKYRRHAVGVLARRQLLWTWEEFRAGVRGG, from the coding sequence ATGGACTTCCTTCGTCCTGCCAGCTGGGAGGAGGCGCTCGCCGCCAAAGCCGAGTACCCCACGGCCGTGCCGATCGCGGGCGGCACCGACATCATGGTCGAGATCAACTTCGACCACCGCCGCCCCGAGTACCTGATGGACCTGGGGCGCATCGAGCTGCTGCACACCTGGGAGACCGGCGAGGACGTCGTACGGCTCGGCGCCTCCGTCCCGTACACCCGGATCATGGAGAACCTCCGGGCCGAACTGCCCGGTCTCGCGCTCGCCTCGCACACCGTCGCGTCCCCGCAGATCCGCAACCGCGGCGGGGTCGGCGGGAACCTGGGCACGGCCTCCCCGGCCGGCGATGCCCACCCCGCGCTGCTCGCCGCCGGTGCCGAGGTCGAGGTGGAGTCGGTCCGCGGCTCCCGGCTGATCCCGATCGACGCGTTCTACACCGGGGTGAAGCGGAACGCGCTCGCCGCCGACGAGCTGATCAAGACCGTGCACATCAGGAAGGCGGACGGCCCGCAGCAGTTCTCCAAGGTCGGCACCCGCAACGCCATGGTCATCGCCGTCTGTGCCTTCGCCCTCGCCCTGCACCCGGAGACCCGTACCGTCCGCACCGGCATCGGCTCCGCCGCCCCGACCCCCATCCGGGCCCGGACCGCCGAGGAGTTCCTGGAGGCGGCGCTCGAGGAGGGCGGCTTCTGGGATTCCGGCGAGATCATCACCCCCTCGGTCGCCAAGCAGTTCGGCGACCTGGCCGCCGCCTCCTGCAACCCGATCGACGACGTCCGCGGCACCGCGAAGTACCGCCGCCACGCTGTGGGCGTCCTGGCCCGCCGCCAGCTGCTCTGGACGTGGGAGGAATTCCGGGCCGGGGTCAGGGGCGGGTGA
- a CDS encoding VOC family protein — protein sequence MDLTIHTTALPHDDPDASVAFYRDILGFEVRSDVGQGKMRWITVGPVGQPGTSILLAPPAADPGITEDERRTIVEMMAKGTYGWILLATPDLDGTFDKVQACDAEVVQEPTDQPYGVRDCAFRDPAGNLIRIQQLG from the coding sequence ATGGACCTCACCATCCACACCACCGCCCTCCCCCACGACGACCCGGACGCCTCCGTGGCCTTCTACCGCGACATCCTCGGCTTCGAGGTCCGCAGCGACGTCGGGCAGGGCAAGATGCGCTGGATCACGGTCGGCCCCGTAGGCCAGCCGGGCACGTCGATCCTGCTGGCGCCACCCGCCGCCGACCCCGGTATCACCGAGGACGAGCGCCGCACCATCGTCGAAATGATGGCCAAGGGCACCTACGGCTGGATCCTGCTGGCCACCCCGGATCTCGACGGCACCTTCGACAAGGTGCAGGCCTGCGACGCCGAGGTGGTCCAGGAGCCGACCGACCAGCCGTACGGCGTCCGCGACTGCGCGTTCCGCGATCCCGCGGGCAACCTGATCCGCATCCAGCAGCTCGGCTGA